Within Vannielia litorea, the genomic segment ACGGCGGCGGCGAGGCGGTGGAGGATGCCGAGCTGGTCGGCGTCCATCACGAACTTCTCGTAGCTGCTGACCAGGCCGCCCTCGAGCCAGCCGCAGGCGTGCAGCATGAAGTTGACGCCCGAGAGCAGGCCCATGTTCAGCGAGTTGGCGCTCTCGTAGCCGGCCTGCGCATCGGGCAGCTTGGAGCCGCAGAAGGCACCGGCGGAGCGGAACGGCAGGCCCATGCGGCGGGCGAGCTGGCCCGCGCCGTAGGTCACCTGGCTGGCCTCGGGGGTGCCGAAGGTGGGGGCGCCCGAGTTCATGTCGATCGAGGTGACGAAGGCGCCGAAGATCACCGGCGCGCCCGGCCGGATCAGCTGGGAGTAGGCCACGCCGGCCATGACCTCGGCCAGCACCTGGGTCAGCGTGCCCGCGACCGAGACCGGCGCCATCGCGCCGCCGACGATGAAGGGCGAGATGATGCAGGCCTGGCCGGCCTCGGCATAGGCCTCGAGCGCGCCCATCATCACCGAATCGAAGGTGAGCGGCGAGTTGATGTTGATGAGCGAGGTCATCGCGCAGCGCCCGTTCAGCCCCCCGTCGACGCCCTTGAAGAGGATCTCGGTCATGGCGACCGAATCCTCGGCCCGGCTCGGCTCGGTGACGGAGCCCATGAAGGGTTTGTCGCTGAGGGTCATGTGGGCCATCAGCATGTCGAGATGGCGCTTGGCGACGGGGATGTCGGTGGGCTCGCAGACGGTGCCGCCGGAGTGGTGCAGCCACTTGGACATGTAGCCCAGCTTCACGAAGTTGTTGAAGTCGGCCATCGTGGCGTAGCGGCGGCCGCCGGAGTTGTCGCGCACGAAGGGGGGCCCGTAGACCGGGGCGAGCACCAGGTTCTTGCCGCCGATCTCGACGTTGCGCTCGGGGTTGCGGGCGATCTGGGTGAACTGCGCGGGCGCGGTGGCGCAGAGCTTGCGGGCCAGCCCGCGCGGGATATGCACGCGCTCGCCCTCGACGGTGGCGCCGGCCTCCTTCCAGAGCTTCAGCGCGCGCGGGTTCTCGACGAAGGCAACGCCGATCTCCTCGAGCACCGTTTCGGCATTGGCCTCGATGATCTCGAGCGCCTCCTCGTTCAGGATGTCGAGGTTGGGGATGCCGCGGGTGATGAACCTTGCCGCCTCGATCCGCATGCCGGTGCGCTCGGCCCGCCGTGCCGCCCCGCCGCCAGACCGGGCCCGCCGCCCTGCAACTGCCTCGACCATCCCGCGATTCCTTTCCCTCAAGGTCTTCTGGCCTCTCCTATCGCGTTCCGCGCGGCCTGCGAGGCCGGATTGCGCCGCCTCGGGGGGAAAAGCGACATGCGGCACAGTGCTTTGACCGAACCGGCGGGAGGGTGCAGAATGGGACGACACCGCGGAGGGAGGCCGCCATGGCACAGTCTGCCAGCCCGAGGCGCGGGACCGAGGACCGGCTGACGCTGACTTCCTCGGAGATCACCGCGCTCGCGCATCTGTATCGCGGCGAGGTTTATCGCAGCACGATCTGGCGCACCCGGCTCGACACGACGACCAACTGGGCGGTGGTGACGCTGGGGGTGGCGCTGTCGATCTCGTTTTCCTCGCCAGGCGCCTCGCCCCTACCGCTGGTGCTGGTGGGCGTGCTCATCATGCTCTTCCTGATGCTGGAGGCGCGGCGCTACCGTTACTTCAACGTCTGGCGGGCGCGGGCGCGCTGGATGGAGACGCATTTCTACGCTCCGATGCTGCATGACGGCGACCTGCACATGGAAGACGGCTGGCAGAAGGTACTGAGCGAGGATTATCTGCGCCCGCATTACCACGTGAGCTTCTGGGTGGCGCTGGGGCGGCGGATCCGGCGCAACTACCTGTGGATCCTGATGATCCAGAGCCTCGCCTATGCCGGAAAGATCGCGGTGCATCCCAATGCGGTGGAAGGCTGGGCCCAGGCGGTGACCCGGGCCGACGTGGGGCCTCTGCCCGGCGAGGTGGTGATCGGGGTGGGCCTGGCCTACGTGCTGTCGTGGAGCGCCATCGCCTATTGGAGCTACCGGCATGACGCGGCGCTGGCGCGGAAACGGGGCGAGAAGAGCTCGAGCTCGATGGGGTGAGCCGGCGGTGCGGCAAGAGGCGCATGGCGCCCCCTGCCCCACCCGTGCTGCAAGGCCGAAGCGCCTCAGGCGGCTTCGCGGTTGAGGGTTTTCTCGGCCAGAGAGGTCAGATTGCGGTCGGCGTCATACTCCTGGTCGAGGTTGGCCTGGAGCAGGTCGGCGACCTTGGCATCGAGATCGAGCGCCTTGGCCCAGGCGACCAGCGTGCCGTAGCGCGTGATCTCGTAGTGCTCCACCGCCTGGGCGGCTGCGATCATGCCGGCGTCTCGGGTGTCGCCGTCTTCGGCGTCTTCCATGATCTCCTTGCCCTCCTCGAGGATGCCGTCGATCGCCTCGCAGGTGACGCCCCGGGCCTTCAGGCCGAGGAGCTCGAAGACCTTCTCGAGGTTGTCGATCTGCTCCTCGGTCTCTTCGAGATGGTGCTCGAAGGCTTCGCGGAGCTGTTCGGACTCGGCCTTGCGGGCCATCTTGGGCAGCGTTTTGCGCACCTGCTTTTCGGCATAGTAGATGTCGCGCAGGAAATGGTTGAAGAGCGCGTCGAGCGATTTCATCGGGGTCTTCCTTTCTGGTCGGATGTCAGCCGGAGGGCGCCAATCGCCGCCCCGTTGCGTGGAGAACGCCGGACCAAGGCACTCCTGTTCCATCGCGTCGGGCGCTCGGCAGGAGTTTGCCGGGCCGGACGGGCCTTGCACCCCTCGGCGCAGCGCAATATTGCCATCTCATGAGCACCATCCATCCCGAGCGCCACCACGAGCGCCTTCTCATCATCGACTTCGGCTCCCAGGTGACGCAGCTCATCGCGCGGCGGCTGCGCGAGCTGAAGGTCTATTGCGAGATCCACCCGTTCAACACCGTGGATGACGCCTTCCTGGCCGAGTTCGCCCCCAAGGCGGTGATCTTTTCGGGCGGGCCCGACTCGGTGACCCGCGCGGGCTCGCCGCGGCCGCCGGCCTCCGTTTACGAGCTTGGCGTGCCGATCCTGGGCATCTGCTACGGCCAGCAGGCGATGATGGAAGACCTGGGCGGCAAGGTGCATGGCGGCAAGATCTCGGGCGGCGGCGGCACGGCGGAGTTCGGCCGGGCGCGGGTGACCCCGAGCGAGGCACGGATCGGGCTGCTGGAAGGCTGGTTTCTCGACGGGCCGGAGCAGGTGTGGATGAGCCACGGCGACCACGTGGCGAGGCTCGCGCCGGGCTTCGAGGTCTATGGAACCTCGCCCAATGCGCCCTATGCGATCACCGCCGACCTCGAGCGCCACTTCTATGCCGTGCAGTTCCACCCCGAGGTGCACCACACGCCCAACGGCGCGACGCTCTACCAGAACTTTGTGCGCCTCGCGGGTTTTGCCGGCGACTGGACGATGGGCGCCTACCGGGAGGAGGCGATTGCCAAGATCCGCGAGCAGGTCGGCGATGCGAAGGTGATCTGCGCGCTCTCGGGCGGGGTCGATTCCTCCGTTGCGGCCGTGCTGATCCACGAGGCGATCGGCGAGCAGCTGACCTGCGTCTTTGTCGACCACGGGCTGATGCGCAAGGACGAGGCGCAGGAGGTCGTGGGGATGTTCCGCGAGCATTACAACCTGCCGCTCATCCACGCCGACGAGGCGGAGCTGTTTCTGGGTGAGCTTGACGGCGTAAGTGACCCGGAAACCAAGAGAAAGATCATCGGCAAGCTCTTCATCGACGTGTTCCAGAAGCACGCCGACGAGATCGAGGGCGTGAAGTTCCTGGCGCAGGGCACGCTCTATCCGGACGTGATCGAGAGCGTTTCGTTCAGCGGCGGGCCGAGCGTGACGATCAAGAGCCACCACAACGTGGGCGGCCTGCCCGAGAAGATGGGGCTGAAGCTGGTGGAGCCGCTGCGCGAGCTCTTCAAGGACGAGGTGCGCGCGCTGGGCCGCGAGCTTGGGCTGCCGGCGAGCTTCATCGGGCGCCACCCCTTCCCCGGCCCGGGCCTTGCGATCCGCTGCCCCGGCGAGATCACGCCCGAGAAGCTGGCGATCCTGCGGGAGGCCGATGCCGTCTACATCGACCAGATCCGCAAGCACGGGCTCTACGACGAGATCTGGCAGGCCTTCGTGGCGATCCTGCCGGTGCGCACCGTGGGGGTCATGGGCGACGGTCGGACCTATGACTACGCCTGCGCGCTCCGGGCGGTGACCAGCGTCGACGGGATGACGGCGGATTACTACCCCTTCACCCACGAGTTTCTCGGCGAGACCGCCACCCGGATCATCAACGAGGTGCCGGGCATCAACCGCGTGACCTACGACATCACCTCCAAGCCTCCCGGCACGATCGAGTGGGAGTGAGCGGCGGCACAACCGAGAACGCGGCACCGGGCACGGCGCTCAACATCGCCTACATGTGCGATCGCAACTACCTGCCGCTCACCCTTGTCTCGCTTCATTCGCTGTTGCGGCACAGTGCCCGCCCGATGCGGGTGACGCTGTTTCTCTCCGATGAGGCTCCCGAGGCTGACGGCTGGGTCGGGGATTTGGGTGCGAGGTTTCCGCATGCCGAAGTTTCGTGGCGGCCCATCGCTCCGCCGGTGGCGCGGGAAGGCTTTGTCAGCAACCTTCCGATGGCGTCCTACCTGCGGCTGCGGCTGCCCGAGTTCTTCGACTGCCGGACGATCTACCTCGACGGCGATACGCTCGTTCGCGGCGACGTAGGGGAGTTGCACGATGCGGACCTTGGGCCCTATGCGGTTGCAGGCGTTCGGGATATCGTTCTCCTGCGGGCCTGGAACCGGCAGCGGCGCCGCCTGCCCTTCGGCCCCAAACCGAATTACACCGACGCCGAAGCGCGACGAATGAAGTCCATCGTTGACCTCCAGAACTACATCAATACCGGGGTCATGGTGCTCGGACTCGAGCGTCCGGAGGCGCGCACCGAACTTCAAGCTCTGAACGACCTCGAAGCGGCAATGGACTTCAAGCAGGCCAACAACACCACCTATGCGGATCAGGACTGGATCAATCACCGCCTTGGACGGCGGAAGAGTTTCCTGCCTTTCGCGTGGAACGTTCTGGGCACGACCATCCCGCGCACGGTGAAGTATCTGCCGCGGAAATACCGCGCCGAGGTCGCCGCCGCGAGGAAGGCGCCGAAGCTGCTGCATTTTACCTGGCGGTCAAAGCCGTACCTCCACCCTGCGCCTCCGGATGACCCGGACCAGGCGAACTGGTGGACATGGTTCCATGACGAGCGACGTGCGCTGGAAGAGGTGGTCGGGCCCGAAGTCGGATCGCAGCTGAAATATGGAGGCGGCGGCTAGGCGCCACGCGTCCCTCACGTCAGCCGCGCTTCTTCAAGATCCGCAGATCATGGATACCGGGCCTTGCACGCGGGTCTTCGCCGGGCGCGAAGAGCGCGTGTTTCTGGACTTTCTGGGTGCCGGTCACCGGGATCTCCTCGACGAAGAGGATCCAGCCGGGGGGCTTGTAGTAGGCCAGTTCGGCGAAGGCGGCGTCGAAGATGGCGCGGGCGGTCTCGGGGGTGGCGGGGTGGCCGGGCGCGAGCTTGATGGCGGCGAGCACCTCCTCCTCGCGGGTTTCGTCGGGGCATGGGACGACCGCCACGTTCGCCACCGCCGGATGGGTGAAGAGCACGTTTTCCACCTCGGCGGCGGCGATGTTCTCCCCTGCCCTGCGGATGATGTTTTTCTTGCGGTCGACGAACCTTATGACGCCCTCTTCATCCATCGTCACGGTGTCGCCGGTGTGAAACCAGCCGCCCGCCCAGGCCTCTTCGGTGGCCTCGGGCTTGTTGAGATAGCCCGAGAAGAAGCCGCGCCGGGGGGTGGCGGCGGAGTGGCGGATGACCATTTCGCCGGGGGTGCCGCGCGGGCACTCGCGCCCGTCGTCGCCCCAGACCTGCACCTCGAGATCGGCCCGCGCCCGGCCCATGGCGCGGGTGTTCGGGTGGCGGGGCTCCTCTTCCATCGACAGGATCCGGCACATCTCGGTCATGCCCCAGAGCTCGACCAGCGGGATGCCGAAGCGGGCCTCGAATCCGGTGTGCAGCGCGGGCTCCACCCCGGCACCGAAGCCGGCCCGAAGCGCGCCCAGCCTCTCCGGCCCGGCAGACTTGTCGGCCATCAGCACCGAGATCACCACGCCGAGGTAATGGAACACGGTCGCGCGGGTTTGGGCGCAGTCCTCCCAGAAGCGCGAGCCGGAAAAGCGCGGCGGCTGGATCAGCGTGCCGCCGGCCAGCATCACGCCGAGAAAGGTCAGCACCCCGGCGTTGACGTGGAAGGCGGGCAGCGGGTTGAAGACCCGGTCCTGCCCTGTCACCGCCATCGCCCCGCGGGGGCGCAGGTAGGACGCGCCCATCAACAGCTCGTAGTCATGGCTGAGGATGCAGCCCTTGGGGCGGCCGGTGGTGCCCGAGGTATAGAGCAGGCTCGCCTCCGTTTGGGGCGTGACGGGCGCACCGGAGGGGGCGGTTGGCGCGGGCGGAAGGACGAGGGTGCCGGTAAAGAGGCTGAAGAGCGGCGGGGCGCTCATCTCGGCGAGGGCGGCCTCCGCGAGGGCGGCGTGATCGGGCCCGGCGATGACGAGGGACGCGGCGGAATCGGAGAGCACATAGGCCAGTTCGCCGGGGCGGTAGTCGGGGTTGATCGGCACGAAGGAGATGCCGAGGCCGTTCATTGCCAGCTTCAGAACGTAATGCGCGGGGGTGGTGCCGAGGCAGACGGCGATGCGGTGGCCCGCCCCGTAGCCTGCGGCGGTGAGGGCCGTCCCCGCCGCCTCGACCGCCGTGGCGACGGCCGCGTAGCTGAGCGGCGCCGCGCCCGGGGCCAGCAGGAAATCGCCCTGCGGCGCGCGGGCGACGGCCTCGCGGAACACCTCGCCGATGGTGCGGCCTTCGATCCCGATCATCTGTCGTCCTCCCTCGCGGCAAACCTGCCCCGATCCGGGCGCCGCCACAACGGTGTGATGGCGGAAATCGGGCCGCTCCTGCCCCGGCCGGCGCAAATTGCATGACGGGCGCACATGGGGTTGACCTTGCCGCCACGCCGCCGCACCTTCCGCCCGTCGCAGCCGGGAGGAATGAGCATGGGACAGATCCGCGTCGAGGGCCGCCTCATCTGCGAGACCGAGGCGCAGGCCGAGATCGCCCGCACCCACCTGCCCGAGCATATCCGCCTGAGCCGCGCCGAGCCGGGCAACCTGCGGTTCGACATCACCCAGGGCGATGATCCGCTGGTCTGGCACCTGAGCGAGGCCTTCGAGAGCGCAGAGGCCTTTGCCGCGCACCAGGCCCGCACCAAGGACAGCACCTGGGGCGAGGTCTCGGCCGGGATCATCCGCGATTTCACCGTGACCGAGGACGAGGCGTGAGCCAATCGCCTGCGCCGGGCGAGATTGCGCCCGCCGGCGTGAACGCGCGGCCGCGCACGCCCGAGCGCCACGCCGTGCTGCCGGCGATGCTGTGGATGCTGGGGGCCATTGCTTCCTTTGCGATCATGGCGGTCGCCGGGCGCACGGCCTCGGGCGAGCTCGATACCTTCGAGATCATGACCTACCGCAGTTTCGTGGGCATCTTCATCGTGGTGGCCGTGGGGCTTGCCACGGGCCGGATGGGCCAGGTGACGACGCGCCAGCTGCATCTGCATTTCGCCCGCAACCTGTTTCACTTCGCCGGGCAGAACCTTTGGTTCTTCGCCATCGCAATGGCGCCGCTGGCGCAGGTCATCTCGATCGAGTTCACCTCGCCGATCTGGGTGATCCTGCTGGCGGCGCTGTTTCTCGGCGAGCGGTTCACGGTGATGAAGCTGGTCACGGCGCTGATGGGCTTTGCCGGCGTGCTGATCGTGGCGCGGCCGGATTTTGCCAACCTCGACCCGGGCCTGACGGCGGCAGCGGCGGCGGCGGTGGGCTTTGCCCTGACGGCCGTCTTCACCAAGATCCTGACCCGCCAGGCGAGCGTGCTGTGCATCCTCTTCTACATCACCACGATGCAGGCGGTCTTCGGGCTGATCTGCGGGTTCTGGGATGGCGAGATGGCCTGGCCCTCGTCCGAGCTCCTGCCCTTCGTGGGGCTCATCGGGGTGGCCGGGCTGACGGCGCACTCCTGCCTCACCCGCGCGCTCTCTCTGGCGCCGGCCTCGATCGTGATGCCGATGGACTTTTTGCGGCTGCCGCTGCTGGCCTTCGTCGGCATGGCCTTCTACGACGAGTCGCTCGACCTCTGGGTGGTGCTGGGGGCCGCGCTGATCCTGGCGGGCAACTTCATCAACCTGCGCGCGAACGCCAGATAGGGGTTTCCGCTGCGGCAAGAGGGCGGCGGGAGGGTAAATTTGCGACTTTCGCGCCACCAGAGCCGGGATTTGCGCTCTGACGCAGGGTAACAAATTGACGACAAATCACGGCCTGCTCACAGTTGCTTCAAATCTGAGATACTTCGGGGAGGAGACCGAGATGAAGACCACCACCGGCGCAGCCGCCGCCCTTCTTGCCACCACCACTCTGGCCCATGCGGGCGGGATCGAACGGGCGAACCAGTCCGTCGGGTTCCTCTTCGAGCAGGGAGGCTATACCGAGTTCTCGATCAGCCGGGTTAGCCCGAAGGTTTCGGGTGAAGTCGTCGCCGGCGCCCCGGGCCCCTTCGCAGGTGCCGCCGGAGCGGGAAGCGGTGACATGACAGGCGGCTATACCAGCGTTGGTCTTGCGGTGAAGTGGGACATGAGCGAGCGCCTGTCGTTCGGCATCCAGTACGAGCAGCCCTATGGGGCCGATGTCAGCTATGCGATGGGTACCGGCTACCCGTACGCAGGGTCAAATGCAGACCTGAACGTGGACGAGATCAAGGTTCTTGCGAAGTACAAACTCGACGAGAACTGGTCGGTTTATGGTGGTCTGAGGTTCCAAAACGTGGGCGGCAACGTTGATGTCGTCGTGCCTGCGCTGAGCTTGGACTACTCACTATCGGTGGAACGCAGCACTGAGCTCGGGTACCTCGTTGGTGTGGCCTACGAGAAGCCCGAAATCGCCATGCGGATCGCTCTGACTTACAACTCGGCGATTACCCACAAGTTTAACGCCACCGAATTCGGCGGAGCCAGCACCGAATTCGAAACCGAATTCCCCCAATCTATCAATCTGGAGGCGCAGTCCGGGATCGCCGAAGGCACCTTGGTGCTGGCCTCTATCCGTTGGGTAAACTGGTCGGCGTTCGACATCTCGCCAACGGCCTATGGCAGCTTGCCCGGTAACCCCTCGCTGGTTGACTATGAAAACGACGTGATCACCTACACGGTCGGTGTTGCCCGTCGTTTCACCGACAACTTCGCGGGCATTGCAACGATCAGCTACGAGAAGTCCGAAGGCGGCTTCGTGGGTAACCTCGGCCCGACCGACGGTCGCACGTCGATCGGTTTGGCTGGCCGCTACGATGTTGGCAATGCCACTATCACCGGTGGTGTCAACTACAGCTGGCTCGGCGACGCCGAGACGGAAGCGCCTGTTTTTGGCGGCACCCTGTCGGAGTTCAAGGACAACACCGCGCTCGCCGTCGGTCTGCGCATCGGATACCACTTCTGACCGCCAGGCGCGGAACAGAGGGACAGGGGGAGGCCTCGGCGGGTGCCGGGGCCTTCTTCGTTTTGGAGCAGGTTCCGGGTCGCGGCGGGGTGCGGGGCGGGGTAGATCGGGGGGCATGAGCCAATCGACCGACATTCCTGCCCGCGCCTGGGGCGAGTTGCTGCTTCTGGGCGGGATCTGGGGCGCCTCCTTCCTGTCGGTCGCGGTGGCCCTGCGGGAGGTCTCGGTGCTTTCGACCGTGTGCCACCGGGTCGGCTGGGCTGCGTTGGTGCTCTGGCTGGTGGTCTGGCTGCGCGGCGAGGCGGTGCCGCGGGGCTGGCGGGTCTGGGGCATCCTTGCGGTCATGGGGCTCTTGAACAACGTGCTGCCCTTCACCCTGCTCTCCTGGGGCCAGCTCAGCATCGAGAGTGGCCTCACCTCGATTCTCAACGCCTTCACCGCCGTGGCGGGCGTGCTGGTGGCGGCGATGGTCTTTGCCGACGAGCGGCTCACGGCGCGGCGGCTCACCGGTGTGCTGCTGGGCTTTGCCGGGGTGGCGATCACGGTGGGGCCGGCGGTGCTGCAGGGGCTGTCGCTGCGCTCTCTGGCGCAGATCGCGGTGATCGGGGCGACGCTCTGCTACGCCTTCGCCGGGGCCTGGGCGCGGGCGCGGCTCAGGGGGCTTTCGCCGGTGGCGGCCTCGGCGGGGATGCTCACCTGCGCGGCGCTCATCCTGATTCCGCTCACCCTGGTGGTGGAGGGTGGCATCGACATGCCCACCAGCCTTCAGGGGGCCGCGGCGCTGGGCTATATCGCGGTGATCGCCACCGCCATCGCTTACCTGCTCTACTACCGGGTGCTGGCCATGGCGGGCTCGGGCAACCTGATGCTGGTGACGCTGCTGGTGGCCCCCGTGGCCATCCTGCTTGGGGCCGTGGTGCTGGGCGAGACCCTGACGCCGCGGGCCTATGCAGGCTTTGCCCTGCTGGCCGCCGGGCTCGTGGTGCTCGACGGGCGCATCTGGCGCCGCCTGCGGGGCGTGCCTGCCTGATTCTGCTAGACCACCACCGCCCACCCGCGTTACCCCTCCGCGGACGAATGAGGGATGCCATGATCTACGCCGATGCCGCCGAATGGACCGCCGCCGAGAAGAAGCGCGTGCTGCTCTTCGGCATGTCGGGCCTCGGCAAGACCCACCTCAGCCAGCTTCTGCGCGACAGCGGCCAGTGGTTTCACTACTCGATAGATTACCGCATCGGCACCCGCTACATGGGCGAGCGGATCGCCGACAACGCCAAGCGCGAGGCGATGAAGGTGCCGTTCCTGCGCGAGCTTCTGATGACCGACAGCATCTTCATCGGCTCCAACATCACCTTCAACAATCTCTCGCCGGTCTCGACCTATCTCGGCAAGCCGGGCAGCGCGGCCAAGGGCGGGATGGCGATGGAGGAGTACCGCAAGCGCCAGGGCCAGTTCCGCGACGCCGAAGAGAAGGCGCTGATGGACACGGGCTACTTCATCGAACGCGCCGAGGCGCTCTACGGCTACCCGCATTTCATCTGCGACACCGGCGGGTCGATCTGCGAGTGGGTGGACCCGGAGGACCGGGCCGATCCGCTGCTGAGCGAAGTCAGCCGCCAATGCCTGATGGTCTGGATCGAGGGCAGCGAGGCGCATACCGCCGAGCTGATCCGCCGCTTCGACAAGGCGCCCAAGCCGATGAGCTACCGGCCCGACTTCCTGGAGCGGGTCTGGGGGGAATACCTGAACGAAAACAACCTCAAGGAGGCTGACGTTGATCCGGATGCCTTCATCCGCTTCACCTATGCCAGGGCGCTCGCCCACCGCCAGCCGCTCTACGAGGCCATGGCCCGCAACTGGGGCGTCAGCATCACCGCCGACGAGGCCAAGGCCGTGGCCTCCGAGGCCGACTTCAACGCGCTCATCGCCCGCGCCCTTGAGCGGCGGACCGGGTAGACGAGGCCGGCACCGGCCAACCGGCGCAGGTCGCGCCGCCCCTCAGAAGGAGACATCCAGGATGCGGCAGCTCATTTCGAACGGAAACCCGATGGAAGAGATCGTGGGCTTCAGCCGCGCGGTGCGCGTCGGGCCCTATATCTCGGTAGGCGGCACCGCCCCCGTCGATGCCGAGGGCAAGACCGTGGGCCCTGGCGATGTCTTTGCCCAGACCACCCGATGCTTCGAGATCATCAAGGCGGCGTTGGAGCAGGCGGGATCGGGGCTTCACGACATCGTCCGGACGCGGGTGATCCTCACCGATATCGAGACTTGGCGGGAGGCGATCGAGGCGCGCAAGGCCTTTTGCCTCGAGGCCCGGCCGGTTGACACGATCATGGCGGTGACGCGCTTCGTAAACCCCGAGTGGCTCGTGGAGATCGAGGTTGATGCCGTCGTCGCCGAGGCCGTATAGCGCTTGACCTGAGCCGCCAGGCCGCCAGATAGAGACCATCCTTTCCAGACACTTCCGGGACCAAAGACAATGCCCATCACCCTGCCCTCCGACCTTCCTGCCTATGCCGTGCTCGAGCGCGAGGGCGTGATGGTCATGGGCGAGGGCCGGGCCGAGCATCAGGACATCCGGCCCATCCGCATCGGGCTGCTCAACCTGATGCCCAAGAAGATCCAGACCGAGACCCAGTTTGCCCGGCTGATCGGCGCGACGCCGCTGCAGATCGACTTTCAGCTGATCCGGATGAGCGAGCACGAGACCAGGAACACCGCCGCCGAGCACATGGAGGCCTTCTACCGGCCGTTCACGGAGGTGGAGGCCAGCGGCGAGAAGTTCGACGGGCTCATCATCACCGGCGCGCCGATCGAGCACCTGCCCTTCGAGGAGGTGACCTACTGGCCCGAGTTGCAGCGGGTGATGGACTGGACCCAGAGCCACGTGCACTCGACCTTCGGCGTCTGCTGGGGCGGGATGGCGATGATCAACCATTTCCACGGCGTGCCGAAGCACCTGCTGGAGCAGAAGCTCTTCGGGTGCCTGCGCCACCAGAACCTTGCCCCCGCCTCGCCCTACTTGCGCGGCTTCTCCGATGACGTGCTGATCCCGGTCAGCCGCTGGACCGAGATGAAGGCAGGTGAGGTGGAGGCCGCGGGGCTGAACATCCTGATTGGCTCCGACGAGGCCGGGCCCTGCCTGGTGGAAGACACCGCGCATCGGGCGCTCTACATCTTCAACCACTTCGAATACGACAGCGGCACGCTGAAGGAAGAGTACGACCGCGACGTGGCCGCGGGGACGCCGATCAACGTGCCGGTGAACTACTACCCCGATGACGACCCGACGCAGAAGCCGCAGAACCGCTGGCGCTCCCATGCCCACCTGCTCTACGGCAACTGGATCAACGAGATCTACCAGTCGACGCCCTTCGAGCTGGAGAAGATCGGCACCGATCCGACGCCGTGATGAAACCATCCCGTGCCGCCCCGCGTAACCTCCGGGTAGAGCAAGCATGCGGGAGCGCTCCGGAATGATGATCAAGGCGATACTGGCGCTTGCCGGCCTCGCCGCCGTGGTGGCGGTGCTGGCGAGTTGCACCGCAAGCCAGGAGCGCAGTGCCGAGGCCGCCTATCCGCCGGTCGGGCCGGTGGTGGAGGTGGCGGGCCGCAAGGTGCACTACGTGGAGGCCGGGCAAGGGCCGGTGGTGATCCTGATCCATGGCGCGGGCGGAAACCTGCGGGATTTCACCTTTCGCATGGTCGATGCGCTCGACGGGCGCTACCGGGTGATCGCCGTCGACCGGCCCGGGCTGGGACATTCGGAGGCGATCGCGGGCGGCGGGACACCACAGCAGCAGGCGGCCATTCTCGACGCGCTGGCGGCACGGCTGGGCGTGCGCCGCGCGGTGATCGTGGGGCACAGCTACGGCGGCGCGGTGGCGATGGCCTGGGCGGTGGAGCACCCCGAGCGGGTGGCGGC encodes:
- a CDS encoding trimethylamine methyltransferase family protein; translation: MVEAVAGRRARSGGGAARRAERTGMRIEAARFITRGIPNLDILNEEALEIIEANAETVLEEIGVAFVENPRALKLWKEAGATVEGERVHIPRGLARKLCATAPAQFTQIARNPERNVEIGGKNLVLAPVYGPPFVRDNSGGRRYATMADFNNFVKLGYMSKWLHHSGGTVCEPTDIPVAKRHLDMLMAHMTLSDKPFMGSVTEPSRAEDSVAMTEILFKGVDGGLNGRCAMTSLININSPLTFDSVMMGALEAYAEAGQACIISPFIVGGAMAPVSVAGTLTQVLAEVMAGVAYSQLIRPGAPVIFGAFVTSIDMNSGAPTFGTPEASQVTYGAGQLARRMGLPFRSAGAFCGSKLPDAQAGYESANSLNMGLLSGVNFMLHACGWLEGGLVSSYEKFVMDADQLGILHRLAAAVPVDENGQGMDAIREVGPGGHYLGCAHTQANYQTAFWKSEVLDYKPFETWEEEGARDTAALASERVTRLLGAYEAPPLDAGIREELEAFIARRKEVLPDAMA
- a CDS encoding DUF2270 domain-containing protein, whose translation is MAQSASPRRGTEDRLTLTSSEITALAHLYRGEVYRSTIWRTRLDTTTNWAVVTLGVALSISFSSPGASPLPLVLVGVLIMLFLMLEARRYRYFNVWRARARWMETHFYAPMLHDGDLHMEDGWQKVLSEDYLRPHYHVSFWVALGRRIRRNYLWILMIQSLAYAGKIAVHPNAVEGWAQAVTRADVGPLPGEVVIGVGLAYVLSWSAIAYWSYRHDAALARKRGEKSSSSMG
- a CDS encoding ferritin-like domain-containing protein; this encodes MKSLDALFNHFLRDIYYAEKQVRKTLPKMARKAESEQLREAFEHHLEETEEQIDNLEKVFELLGLKARGVTCEAIDGILEEGKEIMEDAEDGDTRDAGMIAAAQAVEHYEITRYGTLVAWAKALDLDAKVADLLQANLDQEYDADRNLTSLAEKTLNREAA
- the guaA gene encoding glutamine-hydrolyzing GMP synthase, with amino-acid sequence MSTIHPERHHERLLIIDFGSQVTQLIARRLRELKVYCEIHPFNTVDDAFLAEFAPKAVIFSGGPDSVTRAGSPRPPASVYELGVPILGICYGQQAMMEDLGGKVHGGKISGGGGTAEFGRARVTPSEARIGLLEGWFLDGPEQVWMSHGDHVARLAPGFEVYGTSPNAPYAITADLERHFYAVQFHPEVHHTPNGATLYQNFVRLAGFAGDWTMGAYREEAIAKIREQVGDAKVICALSGGVDSSVAAVLIHEAIGEQLTCVFVDHGLMRKDEAQEVVGMFREHYNLPLIHADEAELFLGELDGVSDPETKRKIIGKLFIDVFQKHADEIEGVKFLAQGTLYPDVIESVSFSGGPSVTIKSHHNVGGLPEKMGLKLVEPLRELFKDEVRALGRELGLPASFIGRHPFPGPGLAIRCPGEITPEKLAILREADAVYIDQIRKHGLYDEIWQAFVAILPVRTVGVMGDGRTYDYACALRAVTSVDGMTADYYPFTHEFLGETATRIINEVPGINRVTYDITSKPPGTIEWE
- a CDS encoding glycosyltransferase family 8 protein, which encodes MSGGTTENAAPGTALNIAYMCDRNYLPLTLVSLHSLLRHSARPMRVTLFLSDEAPEADGWVGDLGARFPHAEVSWRPIAPPVAREGFVSNLPMASYLRLRLPEFFDCRTIYLDGDTLVRGDVGELHDADLGPYAVAGVRDIVLLRAWNRQRRRLPFGPKPNYTDAEARRMKSIVDLQNYINTGVMVLGLERPEARTELQALNDLEAAMDFKQANNTTYADQDWINHRLGRRKSFLPFAWNVLGTTIPRTVKYLPRKYRAEVAAARKAPKLLHFTWRSKPYLHPAPPDDPDQANWWTWFHDERRALEEVVGPEVGSQLKYGGGG